One genomic region from Paramormyrops kingsleyae isolate MSU_618 chromosome 24, PKINGS_0.4, whole genome shotgun sequence encodes:
- the LOC111857247 gene encoding eukaryotic translation initiation factor 1A, X-chromosomal, giving the protein MPKNKGKGGKNRRRGKNENESEKRELVFKEDGQEYAQVIKMLGNGRLEAMCFDGVKRLCHIRGKLRKKVWINTSDIILVGLRDYQDNKADVILKYNADEARSLKAYGELPEHAKINETDTFGPGDDDEIQFDDIGDDDEDIDDI; this is encoded by the exons ATGCCGAAGAATAAAG GTAAGGGAGGTAAGAACCGAAGACGTGGTAAAAACGAAAATGAGTCTGAGAAGAGAGAGCTGGTCTTCAAGGAGGATGGACAAG AATATGCACAGGTCATCAAGATGTTGGGTAATGGACGGCTGGAGGCCATGTGCTTTGATGGTGTGAAGAGGCTCTGTCATATCCGGGGGAAGCTCAGGAAGAAG GTTTGGATTAACACATCTGACATCATACTGGTGGGACTGAGAGATTACCAG GACAACAAAGCTGATGTTATCCTGAAGTACAATGCAGATGAAGCGCGTAGTCTGAAGGCCTATGGGGAGCTTCCCGAGCATG CTAAAATTAATGAGACTGATACCTTTGGCCCCGGGGACGACGACGAAATCCAGTTTGATGATATTGGTGATGACGATGAGGATATCGATGAT ATCTAA